The Helianthus annuus cultivar XRQ/B chromosome 16, HanXRQr2.0-SUNRISE, whole genome shotgun sequence genome includes a window with the following:
- the LOC110920290 gene encoding uncharacterized protein LOC110920290 yields the protein MPPKTKLPPYFDRYDGTRDPEDHLHAFRGAGQLGRWSMPVWCHMFVQTLTEGAQLWFDSLPPGGIDSYEELSEKFLRNFGQQIKVVKNPNEILHIRQRDSERIDQYMERFIKESMNIKDVPEVMKISSFINGLKHAQLCEKLGEEFPHSFDNLMDRVGAFVRGKDTVSKAKETDVTPRRITPAAKPPDKGTPYSRKPAFDRMLHDRARPSYSPYRPRGRGPPPYSDHFTPLTKTPSEILATERVKNSFPKPPPIKPGPKAQPNEYCDFHKGFGHKTDDCMYLKRGIEAAVKTGRLAHLVKEIKGGGGDRKGRDVREPGRADVDVIRRRNEFDTTRSVKARILGSPDCMKAPILMPHLEENEVQRLPLNISAIIAGHKVSRIHVDGGSGVEVIYEHCFVRFDRDVRDRLEEDSIPLVGFNNSVSHPLGKIRLPFTVGVGDRVRTINLTFTVVRAPSKYNAILGRPGIGDLQAQASTPHGALVFQTPKGLAWVKFAYEVISSVSEGEASEKPRKDGVEEWVLCDRFLEQTIKLGNHLSDKCKSALKELLLLNIDVFAFQHGDMTGIPRSLTEHRLNTYTWAKPVRQKKRSMGPNKRRAACEETRKLLRAGIVREVRYPSWIANPVMVQKKDGGWRMCIDF from the coding sequence ATGCCCCCCAAAACAAAGTTACCCCCATATTTTGACCGCTATGACGGGACAAGAGACCCTGAAGATCATCTTCATGCCTTCAGGGGAGCAGGGCAACTTGGGCGATGGTCCATGCCTGTATGGTGCCACATGTTTGTACAAACTCTGACGGAGGGAGCCCAGCTTTGGTTTGACAGCCTCCCTCCGGGGGGAATCGATAGTTATGAAGAGTTAAGCGAGAAGTTCCTCAGGAACTTTGGCCAGCAAATAAAAGTGGTCAAGAATCCAAATGAGATCCTCCACATAAGGCAGAGGGACAGTGAGCGAATAGACCAGTATATGGAGAGGTTCATCAAGGAGAGCATGAACATCAAAGATGTCCCGGAGGTCATGAAGATCAGCAGTTTCATAAACGGGCTAAAGCATGCACAGCTGTGTGAGAAACTGGGGGAGGAGTTCCCCCACTCGTTTGACAACCTTATGGACAGGGTCGGAGCCTTTGTCAGAGGAAAAGACACGGTCAGCAAAGCCAAGGAGACGGACGTCACACCCCGAAGGATCACCCCAGCTGCAAAGCCTCCTGACAAAGGTACACCTTACTCCAGAAAACCCGCTTTTGATAGAATGTTGCACGACAGAGCAAGGCCCTCATATTCCCCGTATAGACCTCGAGGGAGAGGCCCCCCACCTTACTCTGATCATTTCACCCCTCTCACCAAGACCCCAAGTGAGATACTGGCCACTGAGAGGGTAAAGAACTCCTTCCCGAAGCCACCACCCATAAAGCCTGGGCCAAAGGCACAGCCTAACGAGTATTGTGACTTTCACAAAGGTTTTGGGCATAAAACCGATGACTGTATGTATTTAAAGAGAGGAATAGAGGCTGCGGTGAAGACGGGAAGGCTGGCCCACTTGGTTAAGGAAATTAAGGGGGGGGGAGGGGACCGCAAGGGAAGAGATGTAAGGGAGCCTGGGAGGGCAGATGTTGATGTGATTAGAAGAAGGAATGAATTCGATACCACCCGGAGTGTAAAAGCCAGGATCCTGGGCTCCCCAGACTGCATGAAAGCTCCCATCCTCATGCCACACTTGGAGGAAAATGAAGTGCAACGACTTCCCCTTAACATCTCAGCCATAATAGCTGGCCACAAAGTGTCTCGAATACACGTAGACGGAGGGTCCGGTGTCGAAGTAATATACGAGCATTGTTTTGTCAGATTTGACAGAGATGTAAGAGATCGGCTCGAAGAAGATTCCATCCCCTTAGTGGGATTCAACAACAGTGTATCACACCCTCTGGGAAAAATCAGGCTTCCATTCACAGTTGGGGTAGGGGATCGAGTTCGAACGATAAACCTGACTTTCACAGTGGTCAGGGCACCCTCAAAGTATAATGCAATCTTAGGGAGACCCGGAATCGGGGACCTACAAGCACAGGCATCCACCCCTCACGGAGCTTTAGTGTTTCAAACACCGAAGGGTTTAGCCTGGGTAAAGTTTGCTTATGAAGTGATTTCCTCCGTATCCGAAGGAGAAGCATCCGAGAAGCCCCGGAAAGATGGAGTAGAGGAGTGGGTCCTTTGCGATAGGTTCCTAGAACAAACGATCAAACTAGGAAATCACTTAAGTGACAAATGCAAGAGTGCCCTGAAGGAACTGCTTCTCCTCAACATAGATGTGTTTGCATTCCAACACGGAGACATGACAGGAATCCCCCGGAGCCTAACCGAACACCGGCTCAACACCTACACATGGGCGAAACCGGTAAGACAGAAAAAGCGAAGCATGGGGCCCAACAAAAGAAGAGCTGCTTGTGAGGAAACCAGAAAACTGCTCAGGGCAGGGATAGTCAGAGAAGTAAGGTATCCGTCCTGGATCGCCAATCCGGTCATGGTTCAAAAGAAAGACGGGGGAtggaggatgtgcatcgacttctAG